The following is a genomic window from Flavobacteriales bacterium.
GACGACTTCCTCAAGTATCTCGTCGATGAGGTACTGCCTTTCGTACATGCAGAACACAGCACCGATCCAAGTCGCGTATACGTTATGGGCTCGTCCATGGGCGGACTCATAAGCATGTACGCTTTGTGCGAATACCCCGACGTCTTCTGCGCTGCCGCCTGCATATCGGCCCACTTCGTCGGCGTGTTTGAATTCACCCCCGAAATCACGGTCACCTTCGCCGATTACATGACCCAAAACCTTCCCGATCCGCGTACCCACCGCACCTACATGGATTACGGCGATCAAGTGCTCGACGCGCAATACGCCTCTGCCCAAGCCATGATCGATGAGCGCATGAAACAGCAGGGCTGGCGCAATCCCAAGCAGTGGAACACCGAATTATTCCCCGGTGCGGCACACGACGAAAAAAGCTGGAACGCAAGATTGATGACCCCGCTCACGTTTTTATTGAAACCCTCGAAGAAATGAACCGCATCTCCATTTTATTTTTCTGCCTAGCGGCAGGATGTCTACTTTCGGCCTGTAACGGCTCCAAGGCAACCGTATCAGCCGAACGTTCGCTAGAAGGTACCGTCACGTATCGCGAACGGGTCATGCTCCCGGCCGATGCTGAAGTCGTGGTTCAGCTCATCGATGCGAGTATCGCGGACATTTCCGCAACCGTCATCGCCACAGATACTTTTTTGGCCTCTACGCCTCCCATGAAATACAGTCTCAAATACGACCCCTCGCTCATTGAAGAAGGTCGTAGATATCAAGTCATGGCGCGGATCTCACACGATGGCAAACTCAGAATGATCAACGACATCGCCACACCAGCTCGGTTCGATGGCACTCCCGTTGAGGTCGTCGTTAGAACCTCGGAAATGTCCTTGAGTTCCTACATTCCGATCGATTTCAAGGCCCAAGGCAACGAGCCCTTCTGGCATTTAACGGTCGACTTCGAACGCGGTTTGCAGTTGCACCGCATGGGAAGTGACGAACCTGTGATGACGCCCTTCCCGGGCCGAACCATTGATCGTGAGTCGCGAGACCTCACTCTCAGCGCCATTACGGAAGCGCACCACTTAGTCGTTCGGATATCCGAAGAGAATTGCCTCGATACCATGGCCGATGAATCGTACCCGTATTCCGTTTCCGTGCAGCTCGATGATTCTATCACCTTGAACGGTTGCGGACATCTCATGGACGACACCCAACGCCTCAAGACCAACTGGGTACTAACCGATATTCAAGGAGCAGAACTCGATTCAGCTTTCAAAGTCCCGTCACTCAGCATCGACCTCCTGCAAGGAACCTATTCGGCTACCGATGGCTGCAACGGAATTGGAGGCGAAATCTCATTCGATCCCGGAACATCGGTCTTCAAACCCGGGATCAGTACCCAAATGTACTGTGGCAACAACTTCGACGTCAAATTCAAAAAGCATTTTTTATCTGTTGACCGTTACGAACTCATCGGTGAAGAACTCCTGCTCTATAAAGGCGACGAACCCGTACTGACCTACAAGCCCGAACCGCTCGGAATGGATCGTGTAGAAAGAGATTTGCACGACATATGGGTGGTTTACGCCATCGGCACCACCCCCATTCCAAAAGGGGTCGAACATCCGCGAATCGAGTTTTATCCGGCTGAAGGCCGCATTAGCGGATATACCAGCTGCAATCACTTTAATGGCTCCCTTGAATCGGCGGTCGGCGAACTTCGAATCGTCGAGCCCTTAGCCATGACCAAGCGGATGTGCCCTCGTTCGGTCGAAAAGAGTTTCTTAACGAGTATTTCACGTATTAGCGCCTATCGGCGCGATGGGCAACGCTTATATTTAATTGACCAAAACGGCCAGCCGATCATGTCTTTGCAAAAAACAGATTAATGGCGCCGTAAAATCTGCTGTATGAAGCGTTGGCAAAAATGGACTTTGGGGGTCGTCAGTACTTTTGTATTGCTATTGATCGCAATCCTTTCGCTAGCATCCGGGCTCATTCACCGATACATCGAAAAACACGATCTCGAACTAGTTGGTCGCGAGATCACCATGCAGGATCTTAATATCGGCTGGCTCACGGGTCAAGTGGAGGTGATCGGTTTCGATATGCGCGAACAAGACACCAGTCAAAGCTTCATTGCCTTCGATCGCCCGTTCCTCGACCTACATCTTTGGGGTCTCCCCCGTAAATTCATCCATTTTAAATCACTTGAGGTCGAATCACCTTCGTTCCATATTGTACAGCACGGTACCGCTTTTAATTTCGACGATCTCCTCGAAAGCGACAGCACCCAAACGGTCAATACCGATACGGCAGCATCGAAGGCAAAGTGGAATGTTGCACTCGAGAATTACCGCCTTTCGCGCGGAGCCATCAATTACCAAAACGACCTCCGGCCCGACCTCCACATTGACAGTTTCAACATACACATTCCCTTGGCCGGCGACACATCGAGTTGAATGGGGACTCACCTGAATTTTCACATTGGCACGGGCGGATACTTCGTCCTCGATACAGAGTTGAAGCCTCTGGACTCGGCTTTTGTATCCAGAATCGTTGTGGAGAATTTCGATTTCGAGTTTCTCGAACCTTTTTTACTCGCGTATCTCGAGCTCGAAGATTTGGAGGGGTTCATGACCATGGACATGACCGCGCGCGGTGGATGGGCCAAGGAAAGCGACATCCAAATTCATGGATTCTTGGAAGTCAGCCAAGTTCAAATGATCGACAAATTCGGCGACGAGCCGGTCGGATTGGACCGCCTACATTTGGGGCTCGACTCCTTTGACCTCTATTCGGTCGAATTCGATTTGGGTGACTTGACCGTAGAAGGGTTTCGGGGTTTGTACGAAGTCTTTCCGAACGAAGGTAGTGGCGTAACCGATTCATATACGCGAATCACCCTTCCGCTCATCAATGAAGAAGGACCGGACACCCTTAAATCCGGCGAAGCCGTCAACTATAACAACCCATTTTCTATTGCCGCCGCGTATGTGGAGCATTTTGCGCAGACCTATAATGACGCGGATTACAAACTCAACCATTTTGAGGTCTCAAAGAGTTCTTTTATCTACAACGACTACACCTTCCGCGATGCATTCCGCTATGAAGTTACAGATTTAGCAATGAATGCGGAGGGCATTGACTCTCACGATTAATACCTCCAAATCAGCACTCAGGCGACCTTGAATCAAGTTGGACGCTTCGAAGGATTTATTCGGTCCTACACGAGTAATCTGAAAGACATGGACATCGAGTACAAAGTATACGGAACAGAATTGTCTCCATTTACCCCGTATTCCGATCTCTATGTCGCACATCCGATCAATCAAGGTAAGGTGCTTTATGAAAACAAGACGGCCATTCGCGACAATCACATCGTAAGTAGCAACAACATCGTTTTGGACGATTTTACCTTTGGACAGAAATCGGACTACGATGCTATTTACTCTTTTCCAGTTCGATTAGCAGTCGGACTCCTAAAGGACAAGAACGGAAACATCGTGCTCAATGTCCCGGTCGAGTGAAATCTCGACGATCCGGAATACGACTATTCAAAAGCCATTTGGACCGCCATTAAGAACATTGCTTTGAACATCGTCAAAGCACCATTCAAGTTTATTGGTGGCCTTTTCGGTATCGACGAAGAAAATCTGAAACAAATCGACTTTGGACTGCTCCAGCTCGCTTTGAGTAATCAGCACGAACGCCAGTTGAACGACATGGCCAAAGTGCTCGATGAACGACCTGAGCTCAACATGGAATTCAGTAGGGTAACCCGAAAATTCGAAACTATGGAAAAGTTTGCCGTGACGGAGGTAGCGCATTTGTACCTATACGGCACACCGGTGGACGACGCTTTACCTAAGAAAGAGTTCGAAGCCGTAAACCACCTGGACATTAACGACAGTGCTTTCGTAGCTTTTGTAGACAAAGGAATTTCCCAAAACAAAAGACATCTTCCCATACAGCTAAAATGCATGGAATACATTGGTCAAGAGAGGGATCAGGTCTTTTTTATGGGGAGTAGCAGGATCAGGCGAATACTTTTTGGAGTCTATAGAGGAACAGTTTCGTATC
Proteins encoded in this region:
- a CDS encoding DUF748 domain-containing protein, producing MDIEYKVYGTELSPFTPYSDLYVAHPINQGKVLYENKTAIRDNHIVSSNNIVLDDFTFGQKSDYDAIYSFPVRLAVGLLKDKNGNIVLNVPVE
- a CDS encoding META domain-containing protein; the protein is MNRISILFFCLAAGCLLSACNGSKATVSAERSLEGTVTYRERVMLPADAEVVVQLIDASIADISATVIATDTFLASTPPMKYSLKYDPSLIEEGRRYQVMARISHDGKLRMINDIATPARFDGTPVEVVVRTSEMSLSSYIPIDFKAQGNEPFWHLTVDFERGLQLHRMGSDEPVMTPFPGRTIDRESRDLTLSAITEAHHLVVRISEENCLDTMADESYPYSVSVQLDDSITLNGCGHLMDDTQRLKTNWVLTDIQGAELDSAFKVPSLSIDLLQGTYSATDGCNGIGGEISFDPGTSVFKPGISTQMYCGNNFDVKFKKHFLSVDRYELIGEELLLYKGDEPVLTYKPEPLGMDRVERDLHDIWVVYAIGTTPIPKGVEHPRIEFYPAEGRISGYTSCNHFNGSLESAVGELRIVEPLAMTKRMCPRSVEKSFLTSISRISAYRRDGQRLYLIDQNGQPIMSLQKTD
- a CDS encoding prolyl oligopeptidase family serine peptidase, yielding MKNRLILSLTVLWSFVVSIAYAQEPTVTQGTIVYLDSFPYELVPHRPLAIWLPPNYTSAKKYPVIAMFDGQMLFDANTTRNKQEWGVDEVLGQAIIDQKLPPAIIVGVWNIPDIRYREYYPRKPFDALPKTWADSIINLRMGAAPTSDDFLKYLVDEVLPFVHAEHSTDPSRVYVMGSSMGGLISMYALCEYPDVFCAAACISAHFVGVFEFTPEITVTFADYMTQNLPDPRTHRTYMDYGDQVLDAQYASAQAMIDERMKQQGWRNPKQWNTELFPGAAHDEKSWNARLMTPLTFLLKPSKK